In one Umezawaea sp. Da 62-37 genomic region, the following are encoded:
- a CDS encoding MerR family transcriptional regulator — MRIGDLAAKAGVAVRSLRYYEEQGLLTSERGCGGQRQYDDAAVERVDLIQLLYSAGLSSKAIRGLLPCVVSMASTPESRAALAAERARIDRQIEDLLRARDKLDEIIVFSGSPESGCAWVEAVEV; from the coding sequence GTGCGGATCGGGGATCTCGCCGCGAAGGCCGGTGTGGCGGTGCGGTCGCTGCGGTACTACGAGGAGCAGGGGCTGCTCACGTCGGAGCGCGGTTGCGGAGGGCAGCGGCAGTACGACGACGCGGCCGTGGAGCGGGTGGACCTGATCCAGTTGCTGTACTCCGCGGGCCTGTCCAGCAAGGCGATCCGCGGGCTGCTGCCGTGCGTCGTGTCGATGGCCAGCACGCCGGAGTCGCGCGCGGCGCTGGCCGCGGAACGGGCGCGCATCGATCGGCAGATCGAGGACCTGTTGCGGGCGCGGGACAAGCTCGACGAGATCATCGTGTTCAGCGGCAGTCCCGAGTCCGGGTGCGCGTGGGTGGAGGCGGTCGAGGTCTGA
- a CDS encoding phosphotransferase-like protein: MGRRLARSGPVLSGGDRESGQAGDRKGRVVFLNGVSSSGKTSIAEQLLRVLDTPYFHLGVDVVNGLRAKERTLELGPAELADVLRRTRAGFHRVVAGMAQAGNDVVVDHLLSEPWRLVDCLAVLEGLDVVFVGVHCPVDELRRREIARGDREPGQAESQLALVHAHGLYDVECDTGVESPLDCALRIKAFLAEPVRERAFDRLRAR, encoded by the coding sequence GTGGGTCGCCGCCTGGCGCGGAGCGGACCCGTCCTGAGCGGCGGTGACCGGGAGTCGGGGCAGGCGGGCGACCGCAAGGGGCGCGTGGTCTTCCTGAACGGGGTGTCGAGTTCGGGCAAGACGAGCATCGCCGAGCAGTTGCTGCGCGTGCTGGACACGCCGTACTTCCACCTGGGCGTGGACGTCGTCAACGGTTTGCGGGCGAAGGAACGCACCCTCGAACTCGGTCCGGCGGAACTCGCCGACGTGCTCAGGCGCACTCGCGCGGGTTTCCACCGGGTGGTGGCGGGCATGGCGCAGGCGGGCAACGACGTCGTGGTCGACCACCTGCTCAGCGAGCCCTGGCGCCTGGTCGACTGCCTTGCCGTGCTGGAGGGGCTGGACGTCGTCTTCGTGGGCGTCCACTGCCCGGTCGACGAGCTGCGCCGCCGGGAGATCGCGCGGGGTGACCGGGAGCCGGGGCAGGCGGAGTCGCAGTTGGCGCTGGTGCACGCGCACGGCCTGTACGACGTCGAGTGCGACACGGGCGTCGAAAGCCCCCTCGACTGCGCCTTGAGGATCAAGGCGTTCCTCGCGGAACCCGTCCGGGAACGGGCTTTCGACCGGCTGCGGGCCCGCTGA
- a CDS encoding glutathione S-transferase C-terminal domain-containing protein, whose protein sequence is MKFVDRVTADAADGWPVEAGRYRLVVNRACPWAHRSVIVRRLMGLDDAISLGVTDPIQEDIEGAVHWVFTAETGSPGGLDPVLGVHALRDSYLKRAPDYDGGVSVPGLVDVPSGHLVTNDYDQLTLDLESEWTALHREGAPDLYPVELRDGIDELNDHVYRNVANGVYRSGFAPSQASYDRAVRGVFEGLDGLEDRLTRQRFLMGDRITEADVRLYPTLARFDAVYHGHFKCNARKLIEYPALWAYARDLFQTPGFGDTTHFDHIRRHYYGVHVAINPTGIVAVGPDPAGWLTPHFREQLGGSPFGDGTPPGPPPAIDRVPAVVPSAATS, encoded by the coding sequence ATGAAGTTCGTGGACCGGGTCACGGCGGACGCGGCCGACGGCTGGCCGGTCGAGGCGGGGCGGTACCGGCTGGTGGTCAACCGGGCGTGCCCGTGGGCGCACCGGTCGGTGATCGTGCGCAGGCTGATGGGCCTGGACGACGCGATCTCACTGGGCGTGACCGACCCGATCCAGGAGGACATCGAGGGCGCGGTGCACTGGGTGTTCACCGCGGAGACCGGCAGCCCCGGCGGGCTCGATCCGGTGCTCGGCGTGCACGCGCTACGCGACTCCTACCTCAAGCGCGCCCCCGACTACGACGGCGGGGTGAGCGTGCCGGGGCTGGTGGACGTGCCCAGCGGCCACCTGGTGACCAACGACTACGACCAGCTCACCCTCGACCTGGAGTCGGAGTGGACGGCGCTGCACCGCGAGGGCGCGCCGGACCTGTACCCGGTGGAGCTGCGGGACGGGATCGACGAGCTGAACGACCACGTGTACCGCAACGTCGCCAACGGCGTGTACCGGTCCGGGTTCGCGCCGTCGCAGGCGAGCTACGACCGGGCGGTGCGCGGGGTGTTCGAGGGGCTGGACGGACTGGAGGACCGGCTGACCCGGCAGCGCTTCCTGATGGGCGACCGGATCACCGAGGCCGACGTCCGGCTGTACCCGACGCTGGCCCGCTTCGACGCGGTCTACCACGGCCACTTCAAGTGCAACGCGCGCAAGCTGATCGAGTACCCGGCGCTGTGGGCGTACGCGCGGGACCTGTTCCAGACCCCCGGTTTCGGCGACACGACCCACTTCGACCACATCCGGCGGCACTACTACGGGGTGCACGTGGCGATCAACCCGACGGGCATCGTCGCGGTCGGTCCCGACCCGGCCGGCTGGCTCACGCCGCACTTCCGCGAGCAGCTCGGCGGCTCCCCATTCGGCGACGGCACCCCGCCGGGACCGCCGCCCGCCATCGACCGCGTGCCCGCGGTCGTCCCCTCGGCCGCCACCAGCTGA
- a CDS encoding polysaccharide deacetylase family protein has product MRPTASVSLDLDNLWAYLKTHGDQDWTRYPSFLPTAVPRLLEVFGEQRLTTTVFAVGADVEREDGAKAVAAISAAGHEVANHSWGHEPWLHRYSLAELESELVRTEDAIVAAGAPRPIGFRGPGYSVTPDLLALLVERGYSYDASTWPTWIGPLARAYHNRSVAEGAESDELFGGFSRVRAPVGAYRWRVGTSTSLVELPVTTMPLLRTPIHASYLQQLNQVSPRLARGYFRTALRLCLVRGVGPSLLLHPTDVLDATEAPGMEFFPGMAVPSARKTELLGWVLGELRRHFDLVGTGEHVSRVRAEGLRRERDALESRG; this is encoded by the coding sequence GTGAGGCCCACCGCGAGCGTCTCGCTCGACCTGGACAACCTCTGGGCGTACCTCAAGACCCACGGCGACCAGGACTGGACCCGCTACCCGAGCTTCCTGCCCACAGCCGTGCCCCGGCTGCTGGAGGTGTTCGGCGAGCAGCGCCTCACCACGACGGTGTTCGCGGTCGGCGCGGACGTCGAGCGCGAGGACGGCGCCAAGGCCGTCGCGGCGATCAGCGCGGCGGGCCACGAGGTGGCGAACCACTCGTGGGGCCACGAGCCGTGGCTGCACCGGTACTCGCTCGCCGAGCTGGAGTCCGAACTGGTCCGCACCGAGGACGCCATCGTCGCCGCGGGCGCGCCCCGCCCCATCGGCTTCCGCGGCCCCGGCTACAGCGTCACGCCGGACCTGCTCGCGCTGCTCGTGGAACGCGGCTACTCCTACGACGCGAGCACCTGGCCCACCTGGATCGGGCCGCTGGCCAGGGCGTACCACAACCGGAGCGTCGCGGAGGGCGCCGAGTCCGACGAGCTGTTCGGCGGGTTCTCGCGCGTCCGCGCCCCGGTCGGCGCCTACCGGTGGCGGGTCGGCACCTCGACGTCGTTGGTGGAGCTGCCGGTCACGACCATGCCGTTGCTGCGCACCCCGATCCACGCCTCCTACCTCCAGCAGCTCAACCAGGTCTCGCCCCGGCTGGCGCGCGGTTACTTCCGCACCGCGCTGCGGCTGTGCCTGGTCCGCGGCGTCGGACCGTCGCTGCTGCTGCACCCGACCGACGTGCTGGACGCGACCGAGGCGCCGGGCATGGAGTTCTTCCCCGGCATGGCCGTGCCGAGCGCCCGCAAGACCGAGCTGCTCGGCTGGGTCCTGGGCGAGCTGCGCCGCCACTTCGACCTCGTGGGCACCGGCGAGCACGTGTCACGGGTCCGCGCCGAGGGCCTGCGCCGCGAGCGCGACGCGTTGGAGAGCCGCGGATGA
- a CDS encoding RNA polymerase subunit sigma-70: MTTVDPAADKDFLALAEPVRRELLAHCYRMLGSVHDAEDMVQETYLRAWKAYDRFEGRSSVRTWLYSIATRTCLTALDGRGKRPLPTGLGGPGAGPDDKLVERPEVPWLEPIPDAMLTAAPDDPASIVTSRESVRLALVAALQFLPPRQRAVLLLRDVLAWKAAEVAELLETTTAAVNSSLQRARAQLDEVSPTEEAVTEPTTARQRELLDRYVKAFEAKDIPAIIDLFTSDAVWEMPPFTSWYRGGPDIARLVDTQCTARSTCPCSPCPRRASPTSRASSTCRCSRPSGCPPSCGTERARPPPPIAAMSFPAPAGLPPDHDEHQGVDMGLIHIEMFATLDLVGQAPGGPDEDPDGFAFGGWQAPLVDEVAGAQMGAAYEGTDALLLGRRTYDIFASFWPHQGADDQDGGIAALFNSIPKYVASRGTPDLPWAGSTHLGPDLPAAIREVRDRHENVKVVGSLDLVQTLLREKLFDRLDLWIHPILLGVGKKVFEGGTVPTNITLLEPPAATPKGTVHLRYGLVDGTPATGDMSAPGRGVG, from the coding sequence GTGACGACAGTGGATCCCGCGGCCGACAAGGACTTCCTCGCGCTCGCCGAACCGGTGCGGCGCGAACTGCTGGCGCACTGCTACCGGATGCTCGGTTCGGTGCACGACGCCGAGGACATGGTCCAGGAGACGTACCTGCGCGCGTGGAAGGCCTACGACCGGTTCGAGGGCCGCTCGTCGGTGCGCACGTGGCTCTACTCCATCGCCACCCGCACCTGCCTGACCGCTTTGGACGGTCGCGGCAAGCGCCCGCTGCCCACCGGTCTCGGCGGTCCCGGGGCCGGTCCCGACGACAAGCTCGTCGAACGGCCCGAGGTGCCGTGGCTGGAACCGATCCCGGACGCCATGCTCACCGCCGCGCCGGACGACCCCGCCTCGATCGTCACCTCGCGGGAGAGCGTCCGGCTCGCGCTGGTCGCCGCCCTGCAGTTCCTGCCGCCGCGGCAGCGCGCCGTGCTGCTGCTGCGCGACGTGCTGGCGTGGAAGGCGGCCGAGGTCGCCGAACTGCTGGAGACCACGACGGCGGCCGTGAACAGCTCGCTGCAACGCGCCCGCGCCCAGCTCGACGAGGTGTCGCCGACCGAGGAGGCGGTCACCGAGCCGACCACGGCGCGGCAGCGGGAACTGCTCGACCGGTACGTGAAGGCGTTCGAGGCCAAGGACATCCCGGCGATCATCGACCTGTTCACCTCCGACGCCGTGTGGGAGATGCCCCCGTTCACCTCCTGGTACCGGGGCGGCCCCGACATCGCCCGGCTCGTCGACACCCAGTGCACCGCCCGTTCAACCTGCCCGTGCTCACCCTGTCCCCGGAGGGCGTCACCCACGTCGCGTGCTTCTTCGACCTGTCGCTGTTCGAGACCTTCGGGCTGCCCGCCGAGCTGCGGGACTGAGCGGGCGCGGCCACCCCCACCGATCGCCGCGATGAGTTTCCCGGCGCCCGCGGGTCTACCTCCCGACCACGACGAACACCAGGGAGTCGACATGGGCCTCATCCACATCGAGATGTTCGCGACCCTCGACCTCGTCGGGCAGGCGCCCGGCGGGCCGGACGAGGACCCGGACGGGTTCGCGTTCGGCGGTTGGCAGGCGCCCCTCGTGGACGAGGTCGCCGGGGCGCAGATGGGTGCCGCGTACGAGGGCACGGACGCCCTGCTGCTCGGCAGGCGGACCTACGACATCTTCGCGTCGTTCTGGCCGCACCAGGGAGCCGACGACCAGGACGGCGGGATCGCCGCGCTCTTCAACAGCATCCCGAAGTACGTGGCCTCGCGCGGCACACCCGACCTCCCGTGGGCCGGGTCCACGCACCTCGGCCCGGACCTGCCCGCCGCGATCCGCGAGGTGCGCGACCGGCACGAGAACGTGAAGGTCGTGGGAAGCCTGGACCTCGTGCAGACCCTCCTGCGCGAGAAGCTCTTCGACCGCCTCGACCTCTGGATCCACCCGATCCTGCTCGGCGTCGGCAAGAAGGTGTTCGAGGGCGGCACCGTGCCCACGAACATCACGCTCCTCGAACCACCGGCGGCCACCCCGAAGGGAACCGTGCACCTGCGCTACGGGCTCGTCGACGGCACACCCGCGACGGGGGACATGAGCGCGCCCGGCCGGGGTGTCGGCTGA
- a CDS encoding O-antigen ligase family protein, translated as MTALVAVRHDLRIPERSLRALACATVALAPVEGYLLAVHGQLAKLAPALLAVTWVIVRVRERVPLRLHPVHAVLALFAVVVLVSAAVHAGEPYALEYARRWLPFLVVTAILVDVAAREVPIRALLVSAVAGAAVAGAGALYSLIAEGESRASGPLDDPNDLAHVLVAALPLVVPIVAARRRWVSALALFAGAVLVAGAAATFSRGGGLALTAAVALLLLRKVLPLRALAAAGAVLAVLVLGGAVVAEQELAKALQEKSFIASTNVDTRELRWQAAARILTEHPLLGVGPGGFRQEYAGMSHNAEVDEQSPVAHNMYLEVAAELGLPGFLLFAGLIGTAVVAGERALRRGADRYEVVAVQAGLLAVVVASTFLSEQYYLPLWLMIAVACAADLRTGSGIARPARDQ; from the coding sequence ATGACCGCCCTGGTGGCCGTGCGGCACGACCTCCGGATCCCGGAGCGGTCGTTGCGCGCCCTCGCGTGCGCGACCGTCGCGCTGGCCCCCGTGGAGGGGTACCTCCTCGCCGTGCACGGCCAGCTGGCCAAGCTGGCGCCCGCGCTGCTCGCGGTCACCTGGGTGATCGTCCGGGTCCGTGAACGCGTGCCGCTCCGGCTGCACCCCGTCCACGCCGTGCTCGCGCTGTTCGCCGTCGTGGTGCTGGTGTCCGCGGCGGTGCACGCCGGGGAGCCGTACGCGCTGGAGTACGCGCGGCGCTGGCTGCCGTTCCTGGTGGTCACCGCGATCCTGGTCGACGTCGCCGCCCGCGAGGTGCCGATCCGAGCGCTGCTGGTGTCCGCGGTCGCCGGGGCGGCCGTCGCGGGAGCCGGGGCGTTGTACAGCCTGATCGCCGAGGGCGAGTCGCGGGCGAGCGGACCGCTGGACGACCCCAACGACCTGGCGCACGTGCTGGTCGCCGCGCTGCCGCTGGTGGTGCCGATCGTGGCCGCCCGCCGCAGGTGGGTCTCCGCCCTCGCGCTGTTCGCGGGCGCGGTCCTGGTCGCGGGCGCCGCGGCGACGTTCTCCCGCGGCGGCGGGCTCGCGCTGACGGCTGCGGTCGCGCTCCTGCTGCTGCGCAAGGTGTTGCCGCTGCGGGCGTTGGCCGCCGCGGGCGCCGTGCTGGCCGTGCTCGTGCTCGGCGGCGCGGTGGTGGCCGAGCAGGAACTGGCGAAGGCGTTGCAGGAGAAGAGCTTCATCGCCTCGACCAATGTGGACACCCGCGAACTCCGCTGGCAGGCCGCCGCCCGCATCCTCACCGAGCACCCGCTGCTCGGCGTCGGGCCCGGCGGGTTCCGGCAGGAGTACGCGGGGATGTCGCACAACGCCGAGGTCGACGAGCAGTCCCCGGTGGCGCACAACATGTACCTGGAGGTCGCGGCCGAACTCGGGCTGCCCGGCTTCCTGCTGTTCGCCGGTCTGATCGGCACCGCCGTCGTGGCGGGCGAACGGGCCCTGCGCCGCGGTGCCGACCGGTACGAGGTGGTCGCGGTGCAAGCGGGCCTGCTCGCCGTCGTGGTGGCCTCGACCTTCCTGTCCGAGCAGTACTACCTGCCGCTGTGGCTGATGATCGCGGTCGCCTGCGCGGCCGACCTACGAACCGGGAGTGGGATTGCGCGTCCTGCACGTGATCAGTGA
- a CDS encoding YchJ family protein — MITTASPCPCGLGNSYGDCCGRAHSGGTSAATAELLMRSRYSAFAVGDVDYLLRTWDPTTRPPSLDLDPAQRWTRLEVLGTTGGGVLHREGTVEFRAHYLDGGQRFDLHENSRFRRDNGLWVYLDAVT; from the coding sequence GTGATCACCACAGCCTCTCCCTGCCCGTGCGGGCTCGGCAACTCCTACGGCGACTGCTGCGGCAGGGCGCACAGCGGCGGCACCTCCGCGGCGACCGCCGAACTGCTGATGCGCTCGCGCTACAGCGCCTTCGCGGTCGGCGACGTCGACTACCTGCTGCGCACCTGGGACCCGACGACCCGGCCTCCGTCGCTGGACCTCGACCCGGCCCAGCGGTGGACGCGGCTGGAGGTGCTCGGCACCACCGGCGGGGGAGTGCTGCACCGCGAGGGCACGGTGGAGTTCCGCGCGCACTACCTGGACGGCGGCCAGCGGTTCGACCTGCACGAGAACAGCCGCTTCCGGCGCGACAACGGCCTGTGGGTGTACCTCGACGCTGTGACCTGA